Within Pecten maximus chromosome 15, xPecMax1.1, whole genome shotgun sequence, the genomic segment TACAGCTGGTTAGGTAAATCACTGACTCCCCTAATGTACCCCCTCTCTACCGCTGGTTAGGTAAATCACTGACTCCCCTAATGTACCCCCTCTCTACAGCTGGTTAGGTAAATCACTGACTCCCCTAATGTACCCCCTCTCTACAGCTGGTTAGGTATTTCATTGACTCCCCTAATGTACCCCTCTCTACAGCTGGTTAGGTAAATCACTGACTCCCCTAATGTACCCCCTCTCTACAGCTGGTTAGGTATTTCATTGACTCCCCTAATGTACCTCCTCTCTACAGCTGGTTAGGTATTTCATTGACTCCCCTAATGTACCCCTCTCTACAGCTGGTTAGGTAAATCGCTGACTCCCCTAATGTACCCCCTCTCTACAGCTGGTTAGGTATTTCATTGACTCCCCTAATGTACCTCCTCTCTACAGCTGGTTAGGTAAATCACTGACTCCCCTAATGTACCCCCTCTCTACAGCTGGTTAGGTAAATCACTGACTCCCCTAATGTACCCCCTCTCTACAGCTGGTTAGGTAAATCACTGACTCCCCTAATGTACCCCCTCTCTACAGCTGGTTAGGTAAATCACTGACTCCCCTAATGTACCCCCTCTCTACAGCTGGTTAGGTAAATCACTGACTCCCCTAATGTACCCCCTCTCTACAGCTGGTTAGGTAAATCACTGACTCCCCTAATGTACCCCCTCTCTATAACTGGTTAAGTATTCCATTGACTCCCCTAATGTACCCCCTCTCTACAGCTGGTTAGGTAAATTACTGACTCCCCTAATGTACCCCCTCTCTACAGCTGGTTAGGTAAATCACTGACTCCCCTAATGTACCCCCTCTCTACAGCTGGTTAGGTAAATCACTGACTCCCCTAATGTACCCCCTCTCTACAGCTGGTTAGGTAAATCACTGACTCCCCTAATGTACCCCCTCTCTATAACTGGTTAAGTATTCCATTGACTCCCCTAATGTACCCCCTCTCTACAGCTGGTTAGGTAAATTACTGACTCCCCTAATGTACCCCCTCTCTACAGCTGGTTAGGTAAATCACTGACTCCCCTAATGTACCCCTCTCTACAGCTGGTTAGGTAAATCACTGACTCCCCTAATGTACCCCCTCTCTACAGCTGGTTAGGTATTTCATTGACTCCCCTAATGTACCTCCTCTCTACAGCTGGTTAGGTAAATTACTGACTCCCCTAATGTACCCCCTCTGTACAGCTGGTAAGGTAAATCACTGACTCCCCTAATATACCCCTCTCTACAGCTGGTTAGGTAAATCACTGATTCCCCTAATGTACCCCCTCTCTACAGCTTTGTGATATATCACTGACTCCCCTAATGTACCCCCTCTCTACAGCTTTGTGATATATCACTGACTCCCCTAATGTACCCCTTCTCTACAGCTGGTTAGGTAAATCACTGACTCCCCTAATGTACCCCCTCTCTACAGCTGGTTAGGTAAATTACTGACTCCCCTAATGTACCCCCTCTCTACAGCTTTGTGATATATCACTGACTCCCCTAATGTACCCCCTCTCTACAGCTTTGTGATATATCACTGACTCCCCTAATGTACCCCCTCTACAGCTTTGTGATAAATCACTGACTCCCCTAATGTACCCCTCTCTACAGCTTTGTGATATATCACTGACTCCCCTAATGTACCCCCTCTCTACAGCTTTGTGATATATCACTGACTCCCCTAATGTACCCCCTCTCTACAGCTTTGTGATATATCACTGACTCCCCTAATGTACCCCCTCTCTACAGCTTTGTGATAAATCACTGACTCCCCTAATGTACCCCCTCTCTACAGCTTtgtgatataacactgactcCCCTAATGTACCCCCTCTCTACAGCTTTGTGATATATCACTGACTCCCCTAATGTACCCCCTCTCTACAGCTTTGTGATATATCACTGACTCCCCTAATGTACCCCCTCTCTACAGCTTTGTGATATATCACTGACTCCCCTAATGTACCCCCTCTACAGCTTTGTGATATATCACTGACTCCCCTAATGTACCCCCTCTACAGCTTTGTGATATATCACTGACTCCCCTAATGTACCCCCTCTACAGCCTTGTGATATATCACTGACTCCCCTAATGTACCCCCTCTACAGCTTTGTGATATATCACTGACTCCCCTAATGTACCCCCTCTCTACAGCTTTGTGATATATCACTGACTCCCCTAATGTACCCCCTCTCTACAGCTGGTTAGGTAAATTACTGACTCCCCTAATGTACCCCCTCTCTACAGCCTTGTGATATATCACCTATTTCCCTAATGCGACATTCTCTTTACAGCTAGATTTTAGAACATCATTGTGTGATCATTTctgtatgtattttgtatatatatgtatgtatatgtatgtatgtattgcaCTCTAGTGACACTCTAAGTTATTGGTAACATAATCTGATTATATTGGTAAAACTGTTACAAgaatattattgtttttaaaagcCATTTCCTGTTATAGCGTACCTTCGGGAAATCGTAAACCTCGTTTGGAAAGCTCGGTACTAAATCATTCAGGCGATAATAACATGGTTTttgtcgttttttttttgtttttttttagtaaattaTGAAAACAGCAATACTTTCATTTCCCGTGAGATAATAACAACGTATATCTTTATCTACCTAAAACAATCACTACCTTTAATGGAGATTGTCCCCGACGATGTTCGTCTTAAACGATCTTTGTCTTTTAGCATTAAACAGTATTAACCACCCCCACTTCTACTGTATTTTGACCATTAAAAGTGTATTGATGTCAATTCGATTTGATTTTCTCTAATACTGTACAGCGGGCGATGGAAatcatgtaaacaacaacaaataataaaacaaacatgatACACAAATAATGTACACGTTTGtctttattatatatcaaataaaaaagaattgtattatatttggggccgcggtggccgagtggttaaggtgtaccgacactttatcactagccctccacttctgggttgcgagttcgaaacctacgtggggcagttgcctggtactgaccgtaggccggtggtttttctccgggtactccggctttcctccacctccaaaacctggcacgtccttaagtgaccctggctgttaataggacgttaaacaaaccaaaccaaccaaaggattatagaaaacaaaaaattagaAGATTTCGTCGGAAAGATAGTAACTGATTCACACAGGCCGACGAAAGGGTTACACATCAGGGTCTTGGGTGAAGAAATCTAAATGCAGTTTTTGTTACATCGAAACTGGCTGTTCACGACGGTGATATCCCCTAGAAGGTTTATTTTATAGCTCATcttaacaatgttatataaacttGACGTGACGATACATAATTCGTAAGAATATAAAATTGTGCATTTAAATGTACTCTTGGTGCATAATCACTAGCTACATAAAAACACTTATTTGAATGTCCAGGATCCGTTTGTCTCCCCAAGTACCTTTTGTCTCCCCACGGACTTTCTGTCTCCCCACGGACATTCTGTCTCCCCACGGAGCTATTGTCTCCCCTCGGACTTTCTGTCTTCCCACGAACCTTCTGTCTCCCCACAGACATTCTGTCTCACAACGGATCTTCTGTCTACCCACGGACCTTCTGTCTCCCCACGGAACTTCTGTCTCCCCACGGAGCTATTGTCTCCCCACGGACCTTCTGTCTCCCCACGGACCTTCTGTCTCCCCACGGACATTCTGTCTCCCCACGGAACTTCTGTCTCCCCACGGAGCTATTGTCTCCCCACGGACCTTCTGTCTCCCCACGGACCTTCTGTCTCCCCACGGACCTTCTGTCTCCCCACGGAACTTCTGTCTCCCCACGGACCTTCTGTCTCACAACGGACCTTCTGTCTCCCCACGGACCTTCTGTCTCCCCACGGAACTTCTGTCTCCCCACGGAGCTATTGTCTTCCCACGGACCTTCTGTCTCCCCACGGACCTTCTGTCTCCCCACGGAGCTATTGTCTCCCCACGGACATTTTGTCTCCCCACGGACATTCTGTCTCCCCACGGACTTTCTGTCTCCCCACGGACCTTCTGTCTCCCTACGGACATTTTGTCTCACCACGGAACTTCTGTCTCCCCATGGAACTTCTGTCTTCCCACGGACCTTCCGTCTCACCACGGACCTTCTGTCTCCCCACGGAGCTATTGTCTCCCCACGGACATTTTGTCTCCCCACGGACATTCTGTCTCCCCACGGACTTTCTGTCTCCCCACGGACCTTCTGTCTCCCTACGGACATTTTGTCTCACCACGGAACTTCTGTCTCCCCACGGAACTTCTGTCTACCCACGGACCTTCTGTCTCCCCACGGACCTTCTTTCTCCCCACGGAACTTCTGTCTACCCACGGACCTCTTGTCTCCCCACGGACCTTCTGTCTACCCACGGACCTTCTGTCTCACAACGGACCTTCTGTCTCCCCACGGACCTTCTTTCTCCCCACGGAACTTCTGTCTCCCCACGGAGCTATTGTCTCCCCACGGACCTTCTGTCTCCCCACAGACCTTTGTCTCCCCACGGATCTTCTGTCTCCCCACGGAACTTCTGTCTCCCCACGGAGCTATTGTCTCCCCACGGACCTTCTGTCTCCCCACGGACATTTTGTCTCCCCACGGACCTTTTGTCTCCCCACGGATCTTCTGTCTCCCCACGGAACTTCTGTCTACCCACGGACCTTTTGTCTCACCACGGACCTTCTTTCTCCCCACGGAACTTCTGTCTCCCCACGGACCTCTTGTCTCCCCACGGACCTTTCTGTCTCCCCACGGACATTTTGTCTCACCACGGAACTTCTTTCTCCCTACGGACCCTTTGTCTCCCCACGGAACTTCTGTCTACCCACGGAACTTTTCTGTCTCCCCACGGAGCTATTGTCTCCCCACGGACATTTTGTCTCCCCACGGACATTCTGTCTCCCGACTGACATTCTGTCTCCCCACGGACCTTTTGTCTTCCCACGAACCTTTTGTCTTCCCACGGACCTTCTGTCTCCCCACGGACCTACTTTCACTGCCCTACACCAATGAGTATCATCCACTAAATCATAAAAACACGGCTTCACCCGAAAACAAATACTATAAATAAGGTCAAGCACCATAGTACACGTACTTGTTATAGTGTGTGGCATTTGCTCTCGCTATAAATCCTAAATCATTAACCCTTTAATCGAGTTTTATCCCGAATGAAAATTACGCTGAAATGTAAAGGAAACGCAATTAGAAATTGCCCAGTTTATGGGTAATAAAAAGATGCTATAGAATGTAATAATGGTGTGATTGAAAGATAGGGAACGACTCTGTCGTCTGAACATTCCAGCCATGCACGTTAAATACCCTCATCAAATTCAGGTGACAACTAACACCACGTATCCATAGAGTCACCAGGTACACTGATCTGTGTTCAGTAAGTGACCGGGCGGGATGTTACGATACTGTGTTTAGGTATGGAGTTTCGGCgtgataacactataaaatcATCCTCCGGTGGCCCGTCTTTCACAGACACCGTCATTGAAtgaatttattttgttattaagtGATAATACCAAACCCAGGAACTATTAATCGTTTAACCTACACTCCAGATAATCCAATCCATGTAACTTACAAACGGTCTCTAAATAGCTAAATATTTAGCACGTCTTCCCCTATAACTATCAAGTTCTCCTACAACTGACATTACCTCTCAATACAGTGATTTAAGGGGAAGGTACAGCCATGTGCGTCTCTCTGTAAATGAATCGCGCGCCATGTGACTGATAATGCGATAAATTAAATccttacatttttacatttatgtgtatttttttcttattatttcaTGATAAAACTTTGCTTTTCCCTTTTCCCGATTGGTCGATTATTAACATTCTCATTTTGCATAATATCTTATCAACCCCAAATCAGCGCTTTGAGTTAATCGTACCCAAATATGGTAACAAGGGATTTCCCTGCATTTCGTGACGTCGGAATTAGAAAATAAACCAATCAGCACGCTTTTAGATCGGCGGTGCTGACGACGTCGACATTTGTTGACAAGACTGCTGTAATGGAACGTTCCCAGTGGTAAACGGAGATCAGTTTGggattttttattagaaaaggGGATTTCAAAACACCAGATAAGCGACGGACATCTCAGGAAAAACATTCCGATGCTTTCTACAGGGAAACATGTGCCAACTGACACCGTGTCAGCCGCTGATTTAGATTGacaattttacaaattttatgCCGAGGCTAGGAACACTAGGGATGTTTCACATGGCAGATGATTGTTATGGTTAACGACGATCGATCGGTCCTTTACCATCTATTCTGACATCGATATTATTCACGGTCCGACATTCTATAGCTAAAGAGAAACTCTTTTCAGACCTCTACAAAGAGTCTTAAACCAATTTTTACACAGTAATGCCCGAGAATTAACTTCCGCCTGAGAGCTTGTTATACATAATTTGCATATTCATTTAGTTGAgttgaaaacaataataaaagtatgaatgaattttgaatttatGACTGAGTTTGTCTTTACTTTATTGTAGTTTCCACGTCCTACTATCGATCACCACGTTCTCTCTATCGGGCCTATCCATTCTAATGATGGGGACTGGTAATTTTAAACCGTAAAAATATCGGGGGGAATGTCATATTATAAAACAGTTATTGATTTATCAACATGAGAAAGAGATATTCCCCGAGGCGGAAGAGAAATATCACTTTCTCATGTTGATAAgtcattatattcaataaatgttaaataacgtcgcaaatttttaaatattatttgt encodes:
- the LOC117344120 gene encoding uncharacterized protein LOC117344120; this encodes MSVGRQKVRGETESPWGDRMSVGRQNVRGETIAPWGDRRSVVRRKVRGKTEVPWGDRSSVVRQNVRRETEGPWGDRKSVGRQNVRGETKCPWGDNSSVGRQKVRGETEGPWEDNSSVGRQKFRGETEGPWGDRRSVVRQKVRGETEVPWGDRRSVGRQKVRGETEGPWGDNSSVGRQKFRGETECPWGDRRSVGRQKVRGETIAPWGDRSSVGRQKVRG